A genome region from Blautia coccoides includes the following:
- a CDS encoding AAA family ATPase: MYGILVTGIPASGKSTMAEYLSEALHIPVISKDKIKEILFDTVGFHSRTEKVSLGTGAMEIMYYFAEQMMKMGQPFILENNFENVSKPGIRSLLGIYGYQAVTVRLTGDPHVLFQRMTERNSSSDRHRGHVVNDHYPEIKEKAEMNAQPVLGQEDFIRGITERGMADFQIPGPVLEIDTTDFSKVDLQRITEELQGILSNI; encoded by the coding sequence ATGTACGGTATCTTAGTGACAGGCATTCCGGCATCCGGCAAAAGCACTATGGCAGAGTATCTGTCTGAGGCGCTGCATATTCCGGTCATATCAAAAGACAAAATTAAAGAAATTTTATTTGATACAGTTGGATTTCATTCGAGGACAGAAAAAGTCAGTCTTGGAACAGGTGCTATGGAAATTATGTATTATTTTGCCGAACAGATGATGAAGATGGGACAGCCTTTTATATTGGAAAATAATTTCGAGAATGTTTCAAAACCAGGTATCCGGTCACTGCTTGGAATATATGGTTATCAGGCAGTGACAGTGCGGCTTACCGGTGATCCCCATGTGCTTTTTCAAAGAATGACAGAGAGAAACAGTTCTTCTGACAGACATAGAGGCCATGTTGTCAATGATCATTATCCGGAAATAAAAGAGAAAGCAGAGATGAATGCACAGCCGGTTCTTGGGCAGGAAGATTTTATCCGAGGGATTACGGAGAGGGGGATGGCAGATTTTCAGATTCCGGGACCGGTTTTGGAGATTGATACCACGGATTTTTCAAAAGTGGATTTACAGCGTATAACAGAGGAATTGCAGGGAATTCTCTCGAATATTTAG
- a CDS encoding DeoR/GlpR family DNA-binding transcription regulator, producing MEERQKMIVDMVNASGHITVNEIQEHFKVSSDCVRRDLRSLESRGLLKRTHGGAISTGPIGKVPEKLYNPKENTNIDQRCLAAAKKAVEYISENDVIYLTTSAAGYYMAKHLPADFPFTVVTNSVTVADELRKHLNVSAILLGGEMSHRGHCHDFYTIQMMKNISLDKAFLSHTALSVENGASLHSSAGVELGRLIMKNSSMNIGVYPSEKLGRKSIHSVCPITAYDLLITDDQVSEDFVLQAEKRKVKVDIAVV from the coding sequence ATGGAAGAACGGCAAAAGATGATCGTGGATATGGTAAATGCATCGGGTCATATAACAGTGAATGAAATACAAGAGCATTTTAAAGTTTCTTCTGATTGTGTCAGAAGAGATCTGCGTTCTCTGGAGAGCAGAGGGCTTTTAAAGAGGACACACGGGGGTGCGATCAGTACAGGCCCCATAGGTAAGGTGCCGGAGAAGCTGTATAATCCCAAAGAAAATACAAATATTGACCAGCGATGCCTTGCGGCGGCAAAAAAGGCAGTGGAATATATTTCGGAAAATGATGTGATATATTTGACTACTTCCGCGGCCGGTTATTATATGGCGAAACACCTGCCTGCTGATTTTCCTTTTACAGTAGTGACCAATTCCGTGACAGTGGCTGACGAGCTGAGAAAACACCTGAATGTCTCGGCTATATTACTTGGGGGAGAGATGTCACACCGGGGCCACTGCCACGATTTCTATACGATACAGATGATGAAAAATATAAGTCTGGACAAAGCATTTCTGTCACACACAGCTCTGTCCGTTGAAAATGGTGCATCCCTCCACAGCAGTGCAGGAGTGGAGCTGGGAAGGCTGATCATGAAAAACAGTTCTATGAATATAGGTGTATATCCCTCTGAGAAACTGGGAAGAAAGTCGATCCATTCGGTCTGTCCGATCACCGCCTATGACCTTCTGATCACCGATGACCAGGTTTCTGAAGATTTTGTTCTCCAGGCGGAAAAGCGAAAGGTGAAGGTGGATATTGCGGTTGTGTAG
- a CDS encoding aldose 1-epimerase family protein: MRQVLENEYLKVSVEDHGAELVSVYDKENEREELWQAKPPYWNRHAPVLFPNVGKHHNDTYRLDGKEYHTSQHGFARDRVFDCISKTESVLIHRLVSDKDTKSYFPFDFELYITHRLEARQLTVEWNVVNKSGETMYFTIGGHPGFNVPILQDSKQTDYYLLFKKGPALSYKLVYGDSGTAEAKKEYALDLEEADGYYRCRITEHMFDRDALIFDDTQIEWVGIGYPNGTPYVAMECEGFTNFGIWTMPGGPYICLEPWMGRCDDYGFEGDITEKEDIIALEKGKTFEKSYRLTFYK, from the coding sequence ATGAGACAGGTTTTGGAGAATGAATATTTAAAAGTATCCGTGGAGGATCATGGAGCTGAACTAGTCAGTGTATATGATAAGGAAAATGAGAGAGAAGAGCTGTGGCAGGCAAAGCCCCCCTATTGGAACCGTCATGCGCCTGTTCTCTTTCCGAATGTAGGAAAGCATCATAACGATACATACCGCCTTGACGGAAAAGAATACCATACCAGCCAGCATGGATTTGCCAGGGACAGAGTATTTGACTGTATCAGCAAAACGGAATCGGTGCTTATTCACAGGCTGGTTTCAGATAAGGATACGAAAAGTTATTTTCCTTTTGACTTTGAACTGTATATTACCCACCGTCTGGAAGCAAGACAGCTTACAGTGGAATGGAACGTGGTGAATAAAAGCGGAGAGACCATGTATTTTACCATTGGAGGCCATCCGGGCTTCAATGTCCCTATACTGCAGGACAGCAAACAGACGGATTATTATCTTTTGTTTAAAAAGGGACCGGCACTTAGTTATAAATTAGTGTACGGGGACAGTGGTACAGCAGAGGCAAAGAAAGAGTATGCCCTGGACCTGGAAGAGGCGGATGGATATTACAGATGCCGCATCACGGAGCACATGTTCGACAGAGACGCCTTGATCTTTGATGATACCCAGATTGAATGGGTGGGGATCGGGTATCCTAACGGAACACCCTATGTGGCTATGGAGTGTGAAGGCTTTACAAATTTTGGAATTTGGACAATGCCCGGAGGACCTTATATCTGTCTGGAGCCATGGATGGGGCGCTGTGATGACTACGGGTTTGAGGGGGATATTACTGAAAAAGAGGATATCATTGCTCTGGAAAAAGGGAAAACTTTTGAAAAAAGCTACCGCCTGACTTTTTACAAATAG
- a CDS encoding sn-glycerol-1-phosphate dehydrogenase yields the protein MEKTNWKEYLEKPYHCSCGRTHVCSIEDIIIEENAIERLPEILKKHDYKKLCVVSDINTQKVAGEKVCAVLEKAEYTYQTIIFQDKELVPDEDAVTYFLTEIDRDCDLIIGVGSGTINDLCRFISFKMNLDYYIVGTAPSMDGYASNVSPLIIKHLKTTYEAHTAKVIIGDLDILAQAPLSMIAAGAGDILGKYVCLTDWQLAHIINGEYYCPEMADMVRESIQKVVDNAKRAAQRDKEAVAAIMEGLVLSGIVMSYIGNSRPASGSEHHMSHYWEMMFLLDQQPDPLHGTKVGIGTVAAIKMYEKLRTLGKEAVPGSLPHFDYSAWSGEIEAAYGPAAPGVLKLEQSIGKNKDKEVTRRREAYLQNLDKIQALIDELPKAETIIDILKSMEAPYAPDQIQVTEDVFKRSIYYAKDLRNRFGLLQLLFDLDLQEEFSSELIEEIYKA from the coding sequence ATGGAAAAGACAAACTGGAAAGAATACCTGGAAAAACCCTATCACTGTTCCTGTGGAAGAACCCATGTATGCAGCATTGAGGATATTATCATTGAGGAGAACGCAATTGAGCGTCTGCCTGAAATTCTTAAAAAACACGACTATAAAAAGCTCTGTGTTGTCAGTGATATCAATACGCAGAAAGTCGCAGGTGAAAAGGTATGCGCAGTGCTTGAAAAAGCGGAGTATACATACCAGACGATCATATTCCAGGACAAGGAACTGGTACCGGATGAGGATGCCGTTACCTATTTCCTTACAGAGATTGACAGAGACTGTGATCTGATTATTGGAGTGGGTTCCGGTACGATCAATGATCTGTGCCGTTTCATCAGTTTTAAGATGAATCTGGATTATTATATTGTGGGAACAGCACCGTCTATGGATGGCTATGCCTCCAATGTATCCCCCCTTATTATAAAACACCTGAAAACCACATATGAAGCGCATACGGCCAAAGTCATAATCGGAGATTTGGATATTCTGGCTCAGGCGCCTTTGTCTATGATCGCAGCAGGTGCAGGTGATATTCTGGGAAAATATGTCTGCCTGACAGACTGGCAGCTTGCCCATATTATTAATGGGGAATATTACTGCCCGGAAATGGCGGATATGGTGAGAGAATCCATCCAGAAGGTAGTGGACAATGCTAAAAGAGCTGCACAAAGGGATAAAGAGGCAGTGGCAGCTATTATGGAAGGCCTTGTACTGAGCGGTATTGTCATGAGCTATATCGGTAATTCCAGACCGGCCTCAGGAAGTGAGCATCACATGTCCCACTATTGGGAGATGATGTTTTTACTTGATCAGCAGCCGGATCCTCTTCACGGCACAAAAGTAGGGATTGGAACCGTGGCAGCCATTAAGATGTACGAAAAATTGAGAACTCTTGGGAAAGAGGCAGTGCCCGGCAGTCTGCCGCATTTTGACTATAGTGCCTGGAGCGGTGAAATTGAGGCAGCCTATGGACCGGCGGCGCCGGGTGTGCTGAAGCTGGAGCAGTCTATCGGCAAAAATAAGGATAAGGAAGTAACAAGAAGAAGAGAGGCTTATCTGCAGAACCTGGATAAGATCCAAGCGCTCATTGATGAACTGCCGAAGGCAGAGACTATTATTGATATCCTGAAATCCATGGAGGCACCGTATGCTCCGGATCAGATTCAGGTGACAGAGGATGTTTTCAAACGGAGCATTTACTATGCAAAGGATCTGAGAAACCGTTTTGGACTTCTGCAGCTTTTGTTTGACCTGGATCTTCAGGAAGAATTCAGCAGTGAGCTGATCGAGGAAATATATAAAGCATAA
- a CDS encoding LacI family DNA-binding transcriptional regulator: protein MNRKKVTSTDVAKRAGVSQATVSMVLNQKYNVSFSRDTIKKVEQAAKELGYTNEKKPRVSRIRMRGTIFVVCPNFTNPYYFSLIQGIEKTAQKNKFDVFLCNTRRDYQTEEKYLKKIEKLNPSGVIYTFAPTFPESLQNVAKKIPVVLIGEKDVVSGIDTVELNSEKMGCMLAEYLLELGHRKVGFISTPLTERQSARRARIKGFCDTFAAAGCSDGVYVRSLPKEMDIMFQEIDMEYRTGYELTLELIQQVPQITAIAGTNDMVALGIRDALLREKYRIPEDISVIGCDNLLFSGLRGIDLTTVEHYVSKKGEDACEILIQEMGEQKTKNSSSGENMIHHIEYEPRLVVRGSSSYPKIK, encoded by the coding sequence TTCCCAGGCCACAGTATCAATGGTACTAAATCAAAAATATAATGTTTCTTTTTCCAGAGATACGATAAAAAAAGTTGAACAAGCAGCAAAAGAACTGGGATATACTAACGAGAAAAAACCACGTGTGTCCAGAATACGTATGCGTGGTACGATATTTGTGGTCTGTCCGAATTTCACGAATCCATACTATTTTTCCCTGATACAGGGAATAGAAAAGACGGCACAGAAGAATAAATTTGATGTTTTTCTATGTAATACTAGAAGGGACTATCAGACTGAAGAAAAATATTTAAAGAAGATAGAAAAACTAAATCCATCAGGGGTTATATACACCTTTGCCCCCACCTTCCCGGAATCTTTGCAAAATGTGGCAAAGAAGATACCGGTTGTTCTGATCGGTGAAAAGGATGTGGTTTCAGGGATAGATACAGTAGAGCTGAACAGCGAAAAAATGGGATGTATGCTTGCTGAGTATTTGTTGGAGTTGGGCCACCGAAAGGTCGGATTTATCTCTACACCTCTGACAGAGCGGCAGTCTGCCAGGAGGGCAAGGATTAAGGGGTTCTGTGATACATTTGCAGCTGCGGGCTGTTCGGACGGAGTATATGTCAGAAGTCTTCCAAAAGAGATGGATATTATGTTTCAGGAAATTGACATGGAATACAGAACAGGATATGAACTGACCTTAGAGTTGATCCAGCAAGTTCCTCAGATTACAGCCATTGCGGGGACCAACGACATGGTTGCGCTGGGAATCAGGGATGCGCTGCTGAGAGAAAAATACAGGATCCCGGAAGATATTTCAGTTATTGGGTGTGACAATCTTCTTTTTTCCGGCCTTAGAGGCATTGATTTGACTACAGTGGAGCATTATGTTTCAAAGAAAGGGGAAGATGCCTGCGAGATTCTTATTCAGGAAATGGGGGAGCAGAAAACAAAAAACAGCAGCAGCGGGGAAAATATGATCCATCACATTGAATACGAACCACGTCTTGTGGTCAGAGGCAGCAGTTCCTATCCAAAAATAAAATAG